From Cucumis melo cultivar AY chromosome 3, USDA_Cmelo_AY_1.0, whole genome shotgun sequence:
AAGCCGATTCTTTGTGGCTGCATAATCGAGAATGGATATCAACTAAATTGCCACAATCTTCCGAAATGACTCACCTTTCATCAGCGGCTGCCTGAAACAATCTTTAGCTTTTTCGTTgatgtgtaaaaaaaataaaaagaagggGCTAGGATTGAGCTCTTTTATGGCTGAATTTGCTGTAATCATGAGCTTTGTTTgttaatctaattaattaagttCCTTTGAGATGTGATTTGGGATGGTGTCCATTTGGCAGATTctcctttctttcctttttttttttttttcctccatcTGATTTGTAGAAAGTACAAATATAAATCACAGAACCAAATAAAAACAGAATTGAAAAGTCTGATAGTGAAAGAAAGAATCAGATAGCAGAAACCCCATTTGCAATATACAATCAACTTTTGTATGAAATATTATGACATCAATCAGTCTTTGCAACATACCCAAAAACTGACAATATGTTGTGTACACCAAACACAATAATTCTATGTATTTATTTACAAGATAATTATTATCAATCCAAACAACGCCCTAAACCAACaagaatagaagaagaagaagaaaaaggagagaCCTCTAAAATCCCTATATAATACAACCCCACTAGAGAAAATTACAACAATATAATACAACACTAGAATTACAAATTTAATACCATGGGATTGAAGAATCCCATCCAGGATTTGGATTAGTATCAACCAAATTAGGAGAAAAAGAGGTTTGTTGTTCCATAAGAAGTGGAAAATCCAAAGACATGGCTGCTTCAACCCAAATGGAATCATCTAAACTAATACTCATAGCTCTCCAAAGCCCTCCAATTTGTTCCTCTTCATCCTCCCTAAATCTCTTGTTATTAGAaatagaggaagaagaagatgcaaCATCTTCCACCATAGGATTGACTTTATTATTATAAGTACTAGCAGTAGCAACAACactattgttgttgttattatcagaagtagtagaagaagaagaagacacaGAAAcagaagtagaagaagaaattagagGGAGATTGAGTTTAGCATCAGAGCCATAAAGACGACGAGCAGCATTGTCGTAAGCTAAAGCAGCATCATAGGAAGTATCAAAAGTACCAAGCCAAAGACGAGCACCACGATTTGGTTCTCGAATTTCAGCAACCCATTTGCCCCAAGTTCTTTGACGAACACCTTTATAAGTACATGAAGCATTTTCAGGACCTCCTTTTCCTCTCATACAACCCTTTCTTGAGGATGCCtttttgttgttcttgttgttggATGAACAagatttcaacatttttttcttttcaaaattggGATTATTATCAGGAATTATATTGTGGCGGGGGGGGTATTAAAAATGGAAGAATAATTTAGAATTGGGGGAATTAAGGGAATGAAACGTGGcttgaagagaagaaaagatGATACTTGGCAAGAAGAACATAAGAAATCGTGTCCATAGGATGAGAAGGTCCTTCTGGGATTGTGTATCTGCACACACATGGCTGCATTTTAGGATTACCCAAATTCCAGATTGCattctccatttttcttttcttgttttccATTTGTTCTGTCAGTGTATTTAGACTTTCTATCCCAAAAACATTGGATTGGTAAATGGTAACAATACTGAAGTAGCACACCTTTTTAGAAGTCAAGAATGTGTTTAAATTGATTTTCTAAATATATTTGTTATAAACTATGGATGTTTGAAAAATAGTATCTAATAgaagttattgaaaattaagTAGATGTTGGAATATGTATCAAATCAAGAACTAACCAAGAATTTAATCCTAATGTATGAAAATTAAAGTTTATggaatttttaataacaatttggaTGCTGAATTCAAACATTAAATTTTCATTATATTACATTCCATTTCGATGTAACTATGGGTTTGTAGATCCATATTCACTCtaactaattttcttttttccttcccAAATGTGTCTATAAGCTTTCAGTAAATCCATATAGGCTCtgattcaaattttttaaaatgtcttaATTTACACTTTATGATTATAGAATTTAATTGAGATTAAGTTAATTATCTGATGGAGATTTTGGAATTGATACTTGCTCTAACCGCAAAATTCAATATCTTGTTAgaaggttttttaaaaatataaaaaattaatcaaCTATTTACTGTTATCggattaaaattaattaaaaacaaaagttaTTATCATTTGTTTTTCGaggtttaaatattttgttaaatattatattttaaatgatttctcattttgaattatctatttttgttatatttaaaattttataaaatcaaataatttagtCATGTATATATAGGAAAATTGATATTTATagcaaataaaacaatttataaaatataataaaaaaaaattatatagtttcaatgttttattatttataaaaaggTCTTTAAGTATATCTATACCGTTATGGAATAATATTTATAAGGTGTGAAATGATTGTATTTGAATAACAATTAATAAATAATTGTCACGAGGACATTATCCTTGATGAATACAAAGGACAAAGTTTCTGATCACCGCAAAGTGAATCGAAGAGAACTCCAAAAAGAAGGgaaacaaaatttaaagttcTTCGAAGGTATAATACAATTAATCTTTTTGTGTTCATGAACTAATTTGTTAATATTATTGTTTACCCTTTTGTTTTGTTATGACTTTAATATGCAATTACATTCCATTAATTcacttttgtaattattatCCATATTCTTTGAATGTAAACATACATGGCATGAACGTACATAAgacaaaaacaaattaattaaacacatTATTTGTTAAACACAAACATTCTACTTAATGTCAAATTGtgccatttttcttcttttaagggTGACGGTCGGAATTTAGGGTCGGAATTTTCGACAGAGGTAGGaaaatatcaaactatttacggtttGTATAATAAAGCCGTtaaattagtcatttttaaaatattttaggtttgtcaattcatcttttttttttctttcccgcTGCGATTTATTtcgtcgtctttcttcttttcttcttttttttattgtgatttttttgcatcgtctttcttatttttgtcttctttttttttttatcttttcatcgcttaattgtgtaaaaaaacaaactatcgtgtagataaatataaatgattgtgtaataaaataattaaaaaaatcgtttatccaaatctaaatgatcgtttactataaaaaaatcttgaaaaaaataaaggatggacaaatccaaacgattgcatacaaaaaaaaattaaaaattcgtttagccaaatttgAACAATAATGTAACCAAttttaaatgtaaccaaattaatcaATCGTatatgatcaaatctaaacgatgatGTACCAagcaatagtcaaatctaatcGATCGTGTATCAAGTATATTACGCATGcgttgttgacgggacattttttaaattttacaacGTAGACGTGtagacttttttcgttttcggaattgttttatacaatataaatattttgcagATTTGTTCTATTTGTAAAAGGACCCCTTTATTTAATTTGGTCCCTTTAGATTATACATTTTTgtcgttttttttttgttgggaaGGAAATTGATATGTTGATCGATAATAGTAATACATATCATCACTTTCTTTCTATACCTAAACCATCAACTTTCTAAAATACAATACTTAGTTATTTATGCATTTAGTCTCAATATCTAAATCCTCGACTTTTTAGAATACAATATTTAGTAAATACTTTAGAATATAACTTTCCCTTCCAAGAGGTGAGAAGATTTGATTGatctcttaatttaaaatatacaactatatataaatatggtaaatacttttttttcttttaatcttttacttttgttataaatattttaaaaaaatataaaattttgatagacattttcaaatattgtAACATAAATTATATTCTACTATAATAAATCATGTGAAGTTTAATATCaacctaatttaaaattttattatattttataaatattttcaacattcgtactatttataataatattttaaaaacattatGCATCAAAGATAAAATGTCAGTCAACTTGTTAAAAAGTTTATCGTTTATCATTTATCTCCattataattttctaaaaaaaaagagtaatcattataattttaacttttgtaatttgaatcttaaaattaaaaaataaatataaattataaattgaaAATCTTAATAGTGATTGCAATGTGTTtgtaaatatgaaaatataaatTGAACTAATACCTTTTTATTGTCTGAGGAGAAGAGATATCGAATTCCAATTATATCAACATGAAAATggaataaattaaatataaatggggaattgaaaagaaaaaataataaaataaaaaggggATATATTAAAAAGGAAAGTGGGGAAGGAACATAAGAAAAAACTCCTTGGGGGGATAAAACTTAAGCGTAGgaaaagaacaagaaaattGGAAATAGATAAAAGTGGACCCACATTAATCTAGTGGGTCCTACTTCCTCGTTCTTCTCGAATATGGATAAAGGCGTACTCTGCATTGTCCCCCACCAACCTTCCCTTCCCTCACTTTTCCCCTACTCTACCCCTTCATCTTTCCGTTTTCCCTCTTCTCAAATTATATTCATATGTTACTCTAATAACGGTGGAATCGAGGTTTAAAGTTGCATTTAGGAAAAATATGCATAAAGGAATGTCTTGAAACAAATTTCACACAAAAGATGGCTGATTGCTTCCGGATATATGTAAGAAATAAGTTATAGGAATACtttataaaattttgattttgcaATCTTTTTAAATAGATTTTAGTCACAGCTTCAACTCCAATCCTTTGATGGATAATATATCTAGACCTCTCCTCGTAATTGCAATTCACTATGGATAAAATCACATAACGTTGTATCCTCTTAGATTACGTGATTCgaaacttattttaaaaaacaaagaatttaGTAGCAATTAAAAGtaacttttgtcttttttcgTTGGCTTTCAAAATACGTTTgactttaatttaaaatttgaaaattaaaattaaaattaaaatttatgatTGGTTTTGacttctaaaaacaaaattatatatattgtaatatttgaaaaataaattgaaagtGAGCTAAATCTAGAGTTGTTTTCTGGAAATTGTTTCTAAAAATAAGTATACAAACAcaatttaattgattttttttttgtacttttttgtttttaaaaaatataaaaacaaaaatgaaaaacgaACTAAaactaatctttttttttattcctaAATTTCAAAATTGTAGTATTAAATTTGGagattagttttaattttatttgttatgttttaaaatgttacatttttatttttaagatttccattctatcaaaaatttcacatttaacctttaatttctttttttttttaatcaaaaactcactTTTAATTTCTAATATTGGTAtcgattaattaatttaaaggaattataataaattgattttattgTATTCTAACTATTAaaactaaatttttaaaattttgctaagTAACTATTTTAAATTAAGTGTAGTACATCAGAATTAACAATTGATGTTAGTATTTAGtaagaaaatcaaaattaaaagattaatAAATTTGAAACGAAATTCAAATCTTAAGTTACAATGGTTGAAttgaaatcaattttaaaaacttaaaatattaaaatttcaagATCCGAAAGCccaattaaaaactaaaataaaaaagggcAAAAGAAACTGAAAAATCATCAAGAACATAGGTTCCCCATAATTTTGTTCCACTTGGTGGAGTCAAAATGCATTCCATTGCTGGGCCGAGGCCCTACACTTATTGGACTCTTGGCCCATTCAAATTCAAAACTCCGTTTCTGTTTTCTCCACCAAAAGGCCAGAGGTCAAGCCCATTAACTCACTCCAACTCGTAAATTCATATAATTTGGTCAATTAGAAAAGAAATCCtaaatatgattttaaattttacaattaaaataaataacaaaatattgtatttttattataaataattgAATAAATAACTCTTCTTTACACTaactattattaattattaattttgtttaactATTAATGAGTGCCGAATAATTCAAACATGTGACTTTTCAGTCAAAGATATATGTCTTAATCAATTGAGTTATATTTAAACTCACGTTGTTA
This genomic window contains:
- the LOC103488010 gene encoding dehydration-responsive element-binding protein 2D, whose protein sequence is MLKSCSSNNKNNKKASSRKGCMRGKGGPENASCTYKGVRQRTWGKWVAEIREPNRGARLWLGTFDTSYDAALAYDNAARRLYGSDAKLNLPLISSSTSVSVSSSSSTTSDNNNNNSVVATASTYNNKVNPMVEDVASSSSSISNNKRFREDEEEQIGGLWRAMSISLDDSIWVEAAMSLDFPLLMEQQTSFSPNLVDTNPNPGWDSSIPWY